The genomic region GACGAATTTCATGCAAAGCTCCTTTCAAAAAGAGAAACTGTCATCAACCGCATTCAAGTATAGAGGTGCACGCGCTGGGCACCCCGTCGTAAACCGGCTCCAGACACCACGTTGGACAGCAGTCACGGCAACAATGTTCAACGCCCGACACGCACGCCAGCCACGCTTTCAAAGAGCGACGATGCCGGGCAGTATGGCTGAAGCGGCGCTGATGCGCTGCGACCGATGCAACAAAACCGAAGAACAGGAGCGCATTCGTGCAGTCCAGATCGACCCATTCAAAAACCATCGGCTATCTGCTGTGGATTTTCGGCTTCATCGGCGCCCACCGCTTCTATTTCGGCAAACCGGTCACTGGCACACTCTGGTTCTTCACACTGGGACTGCTCGGCATCGGCTGGCTCATCGATCTGTTGCTGATTCCAGCCATGGCGCGTGAAGCCGAGGAGCACTATCAGAGCGGCGCCGTCGACTACAGCACGGCCTGGATTCTGCTGACCTTTCTCGGTCTGTTCGGCGTGCACCGTTTCTATCTGGGAAAATGGCCGACCGGCCTGCTCTATCTCTGCACCTTCGCGCTGGGTGGCGTGGGCTATCTTTACGACTACTGGACGCTCAACAGCCAGATCGATGCGCTCAACCGCCATGCGTGAGCGCGCCACACTGTCGGCTGCATGGTCGGCCATGTACGATAAACGAAGACCCGGCAGAGTCTGACCACGACCGCCATGCCCCCGCTCGATTCTTCACCCAACCCTGTCTCGCCGGCGATCGGTCCGATCCGTTCGCGCTACCTTTTTCTGCATCGCTTCATCCGGCTGGCAGGGCCCTACTGGTCCAGCGAGCAGAAGTGGAAAGTGCGCGCGATCACGCTGGCGCTGCTGCTGTTGACGCTGGCGCAAGTGGCGCTGGTGATCTGGACCAACTACTGGAGCCGCGCGCTCTTTGATGCCCTGGAAGCGCGCTCACTGGCCCTTTTTCTGCGCCATGGCTTCACCTTTGTGCTGATCTTCGTGCTGACGATGCTGGTCACCGCGCTCCATCTGCAGGTCAAGCGCTGGTTGCAGATCGGCTGGCGGCACTGGTTGACCGAGCGCCTCCTCGGCCAGTGGATGGTGCAGGGTCACCACTACCAGTTGCAGTTCACCGCCGGCGAGCATGACAACCCGGACAGCCGCATCGCCGAGGACATCCGCATCGCCAGCGAGATGGCGATCATGCTGGCACACACGCTGGTCTATTCGCTGCTGATTCTCGGCAGTTTCGTCGACATTCTGCTGTCGGTCTCCGGCAGCACCAGTCTGCCAGGCACCTCGCTGCAGGTGCCGGGCTACATGGTGATCCTCGCCCTGCTCTACGCCGGCGCGGGAACGGCGCTCGGCCTGCTGCTGGGGCGGCCACTGGTCAAGGCCACCAACAGGTTGCAGACCCTGGAGGCCGACTTCCGCTTCGGCCTGTCGCGCTCGCGTGAAAATTCCGAGGCCATCGCGCTGATGCAGGGCGAACAGAACGAACGGCAACACTCCTTGCGACAGTTCGATGCTCTCGGGCAGGGCTGGAATCGCCAGACCCTTGCCTACATGGGCATCGTCTCCTTCTCCTCCGGCTATGGCGCGCTGCTGCCGGTCTTCCCGATTCTGGTTGCCGCCCCACAGTACATTGCCGGTGTCATGACACTGGGTGTGCTGATGCAGTCGGCCCAGGCGTTCCAGAAACTGACTTCGGCACTCTCCTGGCCGATCGACAACCTGGGCGACATGGCCAAATTCCGCGCTTCCGCCGAGCGGATGCTGTCGCTGCATGATGACCTGTCGGCGCTCGCTGCCGAGAGCCGACAGGGCGATGGCCGACACATCAAACGTCAAAAATCGGCCCGCCATGAGCTGCAACTGCGTGACCTCAGCATCGCCAACCCGGATGGCAAATTGATCATCG from Pseudomonadales bacterium harbors:
- a CDS encoding TM2 domain-containing protein, with protein sequence MQSRSTHSKTIGYLLWIFGFIGAHRFYFGKPVTGTLWFFTLGLLGIGWLIDLLLIPAMAREAEEHYQSGAVDYSTAWILLTFLGLFGVHRFYLGKWPTGLLYLCTFALGGVGYLYDYWTLNSQIDALNRHA
- a CDS encoding ABC transporter ATP-binding protein/permease — translated: MPPLDSSPNPVSPAIGPIRSRYLFLHRFIRLAGPYWSSEQKWKVRAITLALLLLTLAQVALVIWTNYWSRALFDALEARSLALFLRHGFTFVLIFVLTMLVTALHLQVKRWLQIGWRHWLTERLLGQWMVQGHHYQLQFTAGEHDNPDSRIAEDIRIASEMAIMLAHTLVYSLLILGSFVDILLSVSGSTSLPGTSLQVPGYMVILALLYAGAGTALGLLLGRPLVKATNRLQTLEADFRFGLSRSRENSEAIALMQGEQNERQHSLRQFDALGQGWNRQTLAYMGIVSFSSGYGALLPVFPILVAAPQYIAGVMTLGVLMQSAQAFQKLTSALSWPIDNLGDMAKFRASAERMLSLHDDLSALAAESRQGDGRHIKRQKSARHELQLRDLSIANPDGKLIIEHLDERFRRGERVWIDGDATAAISLFKAIAGLWPWGEGEVLLPRGQPIYFMPQRPFLPDGTLRSLLSYPAPADRFETGSIHYALECVGLSWLAARLDESDQWDHVLALRTQQRLGFARLLLHRPAWIFIEEASDALAPKAEDCLMEMLHRELPNATLLTIGFHETLARHHDRKIMLTRVCGEKYLFHNPQVCWLEERPLKG